The window TAATATAATTAAGTTTAAGTAAAAAGGCCAAAAAGAtgttaatttttgtatatgcCTTAACTACATTGCCAATGGCATTAAATTAAGAACATTATTTAGTCACACCTTTCTTTGATTCTAAAAACAAGAGTATTTACTAAATTGTACAAAAGACACTTATAGGTATAACTAAAAATTTTTCCACAAGAGAAAGGAAGAATGAGCTATCTCATACTGCTTGCGAAGCTACAATATTGTCTTGTCCTTGTACTTTGTTTGATTAAACACGATAATgtttccagttttttttttcaatttgtttcaCTTATAATCCAAAGTTTAGATTTTAGGATCGCTTATCAGATATACAAGTGTCTAGTTACAATTTACTAGGAATATTGTTCGAATTCGGGAAATTTCTACAGATCTGAAAATAAATGATACCTCTTTTGGTGTTCAAAACATTTTACCAAGACATTTAAAATAGCAACAGCTTTAAAGCAAAGTTGATCTAATCCCAAAATAAATGACAATAAGATTTTTGTCACCTTCTGTGCCTGTAATCCAGTgtaaagaaaaatcaattataaAAGCGGCTAATGTAGTGATCATAAActgaaatgaataaaataaattgaatacaAATGCAAATATGCTCTcagtttttagtttatttagtTAGTTTTCTACATCTGCCAATGCATCGTGGGCATCACTTCCTTCAATTGACCCATATTGACAATCCACATGCTGCCATTTTTCATCATTTCCATGGCCTTAATCATTTGCATGGCTGCCTCTTCAGGCATTTGGCGTTTGGCACTCTCAATGGCCTCGACCATTGATTCGGAATGATGCCAGGTTACGTTCTCTCTGAGATTCATCATCATTTCGGTGTTGGTCAGACCCGGACACATGGCCATGAACATGACACCAGTTTTCTGATAGATAAGCTTATCACCCATGGAGCGTGTGAAGCCAAGAACACCATGTTTGGCTGCAGCATAGACGGCGAATGTTGGAGCCGGTTCCAGTCCATAGACAGAGGACATATTGATCACCATGCCACCCATGCCCATTTGGGTTTTGTCCATATAAGGCATCGCCATCATTGTCATTTGCATCATGCCAGTCTGTAAACGAAAAAGGGAATGCAATTGTGTAAGAGAGATTCAATTAGATGACTCGGATTTTGTGGTTACATACCAAATTCATGCCCATTGTGGTTTCTATATCCTTATCGAGAAGAACATCCTCGCCATTAATTAGGACATCAATGTGGCCCATCATCTGACCCATTTTCTTCATTGTCTGCTCGATGGATACCTTATTCATGAGATCCATCTGCATGAAGACAACCTTCACGCTGGGATTCTCGGCCTGAAGCTTCTTCATCATTTCCATATTCTCCATGCGATGCATTATGCCcatcattttgattttgtgcTGCATCAATTGCATCATCATCTGCCATCCAATGCCAGTGAAGCTCCCAGCATAGACCACATTCTTACCCGTCCAGTCGTACATGATTGAGTGATGCTGTGATttctaatatatgtatgaactCCACGTCTGCCAATTGCAATTTGATAATGAAATGCATCCAACGCCTGCCTTTTATACCCCCAAAAAGTATTCCAGATGTCCATCGCCTGCTCATTGTCATAACAGATAACTGCAAGCTGCTAGATGCAATAACAATACCATAATTCTCCTATCTTTCAGTTCACTTTGGGTTGGTAAAGGTTATACGATTCGCTGATCTCCATTAGCCTGACGACAATACGTCTCGTTTCTATCTGCATTTCAGAGTGGGGGCCCAGCTGTGATCCTCTTGCTTTCAGATAAGAATCGCTGCTCTTTGAGCAGATGATGAGGGCGTTGGCTGATTAGTTAATTAATTTGGGACTTGCCACCTGCTAGTGtgggtttatttttttcgttaaAGATCTTTTGGTCTCAGGTGTTGAGTGTCTACATCTAGCTAATGCAATTTGATTCGTATGTTTCATCagaattatttttaataacaaGATTATGCAACATTGTATCTACCAGGAAATGTCTCTTTGCATTTATCTCCTTATGTTTTTATTGCATAAATTTATTACTtcattaaaataaatcaaattttccCAGTTTTGTTAATTCTAGAAAATTATTccagaaaataatttttcaaaaaaatattcttaaatCTTTcaagcaattaaaattaaattcagtaatataagttttttaaatatttcgaATTTAACAACGTGACTTGCTAATTTGGAGGGGGGTTCGGTGTTCCGCATAAAGGTGGACAGAGGGGTCTATTCTATATCATAGTTTTCAGAAGTTGTTAGCTAAAAGAATTTAATAcggaatttaattttttaaatgacCCAATGAGTCCAGAATATTAAATTCTTGGAGAAAACtcattaaaaaaagaataacCATTTAAAATAGTCCtaaaaaaggataaaaatTAGGATTACCCATGCAAAATGtatgaaaacaaaacgaattttattcattttaaatattttacctgattttctcttctttccTTAGGAAAATCTATATGTCGACTATATGTTACGGACCTTTAGGTTACATGCAATAGTAAGAAATGACTCCTGTCATtcacaatttaaaaaatccaTATAGGAAAATGTATTTAGTTTTCGGGTTTTTTCTAACTTATAATAGAACGATGTTCTTTAGCtttttatctctttttttcgTGAAGGAACAAAAGAAAGTAATTTAAATCGAACGAATATATATTCGTTAGATATATATTCGTTAGATATCTAAAAAGTGGTCTttcaacaaacatttttaagaCACAGTTCAGTTCTATAAGAAATAAGCATCGTGTTGGTCTAGCACAGGAAGTATCCAAGCCGATCTAAAATAAGTGATATAACATTAGAAAAGGCTTGCctagtatacatatattgccTGTCAAATATCTCTATTGAATGGGCGTTCGATTTTTTAAGATTAAGTAaatggattttggtttttgtaacatatatatttagttttgcaatggcttgtaaaatattttgattacaACCAAAACTCACAGAGAAAGTTAAGCATCCGCCATGTAGGCTGTTGACGACGAAGGTTTTTCCTTAACTATGCAgtaaaaaaaatgatatttGGCTTTCCTTTACCTTCAACGAGAATGCAATTTTACATAAGAAAAGGACGAAAAGGGCTCTCcacatttaataattttgcttCACAATTTCAACatgttcaaaaatatttaaaactcaGCTGTTTTTGGTACACAACAAGTTCGAATCGCTGAACGAATTTGTTGTTTCTATTAATTGTAGTGAAATTGTTAAGTGTAATTAtgcaaataatttattaacaGAATATGCTGCTTGATAGACAATCACAGATGTTTTAATCTAGGATATAACTTATTTAAAATCtattaatttaaacaatttctcAAGTAAATTCCATAACGATGccaattaataaataataacacTAAAGTgatgaattttcattttttttttggggtttttctCACTTTTTGGCAAGTCAAGTTGTGTTAGAGTGTCATCGGAGCGCCAGCCTCAAGAATAAAGTGTCATCAGACTAAATATAAACTGACCAAAAGGACCAGAAGTGGTATAGACAGGCTAACAGCTGCACTTCCACCATCGTCCATTTCATCTGGGGCTGCTGTAGAAATACTGCTAAAACTGCCATCGGGGGAAGTTGTGGCCTCGGCACGATTGTCGGGTGAGTAATCACCACAGGTGGGAAAATTTGCTGGCACGGGAAGCATTTGATCATCATTGCCCACTTTAAAGACCAAGGCCATTCCGATTTCAGCATGGAATTCAATGTGACAATGGAAGAGCCAATAGCCTGGATTGGAGGCCTCAAAGCGTATGATGGTATAGCCGCCATCTGGAACAGTAACCGTGTCTTTTACTGGGGGATTATCCAGATTGCGTTTAAGCAAATTAAACTGATCGAGTTGTTTGATCTGAGTATaacaagaaaatttattattaaaaccCCCTCTTGAGATTCTTATTCTTTAGGTTTACTTACCATTTCAATAGTAACATTTTCACCCAAACGCTCCAGGCCCACAACTCGAAAAGCATTGCCATGCAAATGAAAGGGATGATTGGCATAGTAGGTAAATCCTTCATCAACTATAATCAACTCCACCACGGCGCCCAATGGAACCTGAAGCACATGATGACATTTACAGAACTCAGTGCGGCAATCGATGCCCTGCTCTGCCAGACTTGTGTCATTGCAGAAATCTGAATCGCTCAAGAGATGCCTGGACGGTAGCAAAGCCAACGATGGAAATTCCAATGTTATATGATTCAATTGTGGAGTGTACAACAGATTCGGTTGTGTCAGATTCATTTGCATGCCATACAAATCGTGTGAATGAAAGTCTGGATTATCCTTGGCATAGAAATCATAGTAAACAAAGAATTTGTAGTCCACTTCCGGCTGTAACGTATCATCGTCGATGCCCGAAACGTGATCATAGATGGGCAAGGCACGCATTTCGGCTGCTGTTTTGGTATCCGGATAGCCAGGTCCACGATTCATAACATTCAGCTCTATACCCTCGGCCTTGTGGGCATAGCTCAACTCTTCGCTTGGCTCCTCATCAGGTGCCCCTTCATAGCGTAGAATCGCCACCTGGAAGGCTGAGGTGAAGAGTTCGCTGCAGTCCATTAAGCCCTTGAGACGTATCCAATAGTTGCCCACCTCCTGATTGGCATTCAATACAAAATCAAAGCGTTCCCCGGAATAGGTAACAATGGAACCCACATCCATCGCTTCGATGTCATAGCTATCAGAATTTATGGCCGTCAAATTGTGTTTATCCATCGACAAGACAATAGGACAATTGAGATACTCGGCATTTATTAGACGAAAACGATAACGAAAACCGCGTCGCACGGTATAAACTTGATGGGGAACCAGCTCCAGAGGAATTTGATTCAGATTTCCTCGACGTTTACGTGAATGACTGGATGTCGAGTTGACCGGATGCAGGCGGGTGGTATTGGCTTTGGCTAGACGAGCCTGTCGCGGCAAGTTTTGGACTGCATCCACCTCAGATTTGGGGAACAGCTGCCTCTGTGCTGGAGCACCTGTTCGTCTTTGATGGTTTTGCTTGGCCTCCGCCCAGATGCGATTGTAATAACGTCCCCTGCCATTGATAAGCAAATTATGCGGCTTATTATCGCCACGGGAATGATGATGGAACGCAAATATACTAGCTCCCGCATCGTGTATCCAATCTTGAACGACCATCACATGTTCACTCAAATCGAAATCGTATAGTCCTCCATGAGGCTCCGTTGATTTCGGTTTCCGTATGACCAGGGCTCCGAACATTCCATCCCCACGTTGCATACCCGTATGTGAGTGCCAGAAATGAGTGCCAGAGTTGTCGGCGGGAAAACTATACCGGAAAGTGGCATGTGGAGTTATGGGGCATTGCGTGATATGCGGTGTTCCATCCATATAGGGTGTGCTCTTCTGATGCAAGCCATGCCAGTGTATGCTAGTGCTTTCACCCAGTAAACTATTCTGCACATCCACCACAATTTGATCACCTTCACAGACCTCAATTGCTGGACCAGGCATCATGCGATTCACCACGGTAATGCCTCGTTCCAGGCCATCGCCCATCACACAATGCTGACGTGCACAGTCTGTGAGATTGAGTGGACAATCATAGCAAGCCTTGGAGAACGTCTGATACCATTCGACAACAAATGTATAGTGACAGGTCATAGGCTCCCCATTCACCTGGCATTCGCGGACACAAGGATGTTGCCTATACCATTCCGCTGTCCAAATATCCTCAGATATCTCCTCTTGAAATTCCTCTGCCCGTGCTATAGGAACAGGTCGACAAATGGGACAACAGTTCCGAGTTTCTATATGCGGACATTTTTCGTCTACGGGTGGACAATTCCGCTGATAAGTGTTGATGATTATTTGACCATTTTCAAGTTGTCCACATTCCAACAGGGTGCAGTCGGCATCATTGTGCCAGGATTGACCCACACTATAGAGAGTATTGTTGTGCTGGCAATGAGTGCGAACACATTCACCGCAACAGCTTCCAGGAACTTTACGTAGTTCAGATCCCtgcaaaaaacacaaacaaattaaggtTTTGAGAGTTTAGGCAAAAGAACATCTGAGAATCGGCTTAAGAATCGTAACTTTTAACCATAGCTTTAAGATAGGTTAAGGATGAAGATTCAACATCGTTAGCAAAATTAACTCAAAAAATGGTTATGAAAGTAAACTTAAAGAATatttaatttagaaaaaaggTTCTTAAACTAGGACCAAACTATCTTAGGGAATGTCAAAATATATGCAGCTGCAATGGTCATAAGCAAGCTAAACTGCAATGGTCATAACTTGAAACTCAAACTTGATCACTTTTGGCATTCTTTCAAAGTGACTCATTTGCATTCagacttacatacatatataatattagGTATATCTTCCTTTTGTATATCTTCTTCCATACTTTcttatttatcttttttttcacaTATGTCGGAAAACcttgttttatgttttcttaATTTTCAACAGACTCGACGGCATCTGGTGTCATCTGTTTTTGAAAAACTgctatttattcattttactCTCTGttaatggcaaaatatttatttggttGATTAGCACAAAAATATGAGTACACTTAgttatgtttttttgtctGTATGTCCGCCAATCTGAATCAATGCAAAGTGATCCTAGATCTTCATAGTTCTTTAGTGCGGTACCCATACCTAAGATATAGTCCCATACTTAAGGTATCAACTATAGATATTGGACTACTATATTAATCGGTCCAAAATTATATTCTAGAGCAATCagttttgttattattattatttatattattatcaGTATACGATATAATCGTAAACTGTTGACCTAACTATATATTACAAGCACCAGTAATGAAAACGATTTAGTTATCTTCTAAGCCGATAGCCATAGTATCGGCTTAGAAGATAACTACATCGTTACACTAGCCTGGAACTCGAACCCCGATCTTAGATGTTCACTTTgtccacttagacaactcatctaccgaggactgtaTAACtttcttatacatatattaaacgATTGTTATAAATTTGGATTAGTTTTTAGCCTCTGTGCGAAATTTGATTTGACGACCATAATGAATTATTAGTCGTAAGGTAAACTGCGATTATAGATAAACTAGATAATTAACAGTAAAACAAAATAGCCTACATTTCTACAGtattttatcaaaattgtATCATGTAAAAAACATATGATAACTTTACTCTGATTTGTAGGTCATTTCATTTTGTAGTCTACAGGTGTAGCCAGGGTaaagataaaacaaaaacttgtaTGGGTGTGCCTGGACTTGGTATATAGTACAACAAAGTGAATCAAAATATCACTGTATGTTGTTTAATGCTAATTTTGATGAATAATGAGATATATAGGCGTTAGAAAATTCCCTATAATGCAGGCAAAATACAAGTTAAAAAGTTGTAAAGAAATAACCTGATGACTCAAGTGGATATCCCGCAAATAGTATAATACTAACCAGTCCTCAAAGTAAACTAAGCGATGAGATAAGCATTAGGCGTGAAAAAGTAACACATATATTAATCTAAAACGGACCACTTAAAACCACAATGTGTAGCTTTTAACTAAATCCACTTCTAATGACTTTTATGCCCTCAAAGTTCTAATCACAATCATCGGAAGTCATGGAAAAGTTGTAATTTACTTACCACATCGCAATAAAACTCATTGCAATCCACCTGGGTGACGACTATGTGGGCTTGTGGGGCATCTGTCTCCACACCTGCTGCGCATGTGTACACCAGGCAAGGATCCCGTGCGCCAAACCAAACAGCGCCCAACTCTTTGCGATGGGTACTATTCTGCTCCTGGTATAGGCAAAATGTACtgcctgctgctgcagctgcaaaaaattaatattttatttcattattttggttgattttttttaataaatttaatatatgttTTCGTTCTGTTTGCTTTGACAACAATAAGCCGAGCGCACATACAATTCACATGGCcataaaaacaaagcaaaagcaaatacaaataaaaagtaaTAACAATTCTTTTGTTGTCTGTGGCTGAAGAGCAAAGAAACagtaaacacaaaaaagaaaaaacaaacaaacgaaatatTGTCACGCGCTCAAAATTCGTAAtttataattcatttaattaaacTCAGAGTGCTGGGGGTAGGAAAAAATGTGTCTCTAGattatttgtttgttctgtgttaattatttttttgaagGTGATTGAACTGCAATTACTTAAAATGACAGAAACTGCATAAGGCCATTAAGAAAGAGGTTAATGACAAAATTGTTAGAAAGAAGCTTGAATGACGATTATTTGTTAGGTGTATTTTCGGTTTAGATTAAATTTAGACGCTGTCTTAGTGCTTCTCCAATGATTATAATCTAAAACGCTTTATCACTACTTTATAAGCCTTGTTAAAGAACCAGCAACGATCTtacttaaataaattatattaaattatttttaaagttgtgGGTTGTTTAGTTATCATACTTAAAGTTAGAGTTCATACTTAGCCATATTACTTGAAGAGATTCCATTGTCATTTATAAAACGCAAAGtataattaatttctttaccTTTTTCTTTAATTCAATGTGAGTTTTGTGATTTTATAGACGTTGAATACTTTTTTATATCTAAATGTTTGGAACCCGTTTTTAATAGTGTATACTTTAATTATATGGTATCCCTTGTAAAGTCATCGAATACGTTTTGGCATTTCGATTCGAAATTTAATAgactaaaatttaaataatatgaCTTTGTTTAAGTAAATATTGTATTCAATTGTATTACAAAAACTTATATATTGTAAGTAAATAAATTCTCTATTATATgtagaaaataattttcaatatttaatacGTAGTTATTATTAAGATCAAAAATCCCAAACAGTCTCTAAGTCTCTAAGTCTAGAAATATGTTATTAAAGAGTAAAGTACATTCAGAAGAATTCCATTAACGTAGGCAAGGCtaaaatggaatggaatgttAAGCTATAAGTtcgatttaattgttttttgatgggtgaaattaaacaattaatcaGTGACTAATCGTTACCTAAAAAAGAGTCCAGAATTTACTTCAGAAAATCAGAACTTGTTTTAACCTTTAGATGCTTGAACATCTGTCAGCTTTATTACTATTTAAATATGTCACACATGCCAGCAGTTAAGATGTAAATCAGGTCAGGCAAATTATTAATTGCTGATTCATTTCACcaagacagagagacagagaggcaAAGATAGAGATCCAGAGATCTGGCTATATGTAAAACTGGATCCGGTTGCACCTGCACTTTGGATAGGCTTATTCACAAGACATATACTATATCTGATTATTTGTTTGTGCAATGCGTAAGCATGATATGAACGATTTTATGCCATATTATTAGTATTCTTAAGCGATTTCAAGTGTTTGCTTGTAGACGGCTAATCTTCCTAAAGAAGCCGCCAGTTGGCATAATAgtcataaaaaaagaaacaaaaactcaGTTATAATGTGGTCTTAATTtagtaaaaaaacaaagaatgtgAGTGCGATCACGTATACAAGCATACTATATGGAAGATAGttcagttaattaaaaaaaaaataaagcttTGATTTAAGCTGTTAAAGAACACTTATTCAGCTTAAGATATTATCTAATCAGGTTGTGAATTAATAGccaatattcaaaataatattcaatatttaaaatatactaTAAGTAAAGTATAGAATACTGATTATTCAAAACactttgttttcgttttgttaCTTAAATTGTATGTATCACTTAAATAATAGCAACACATATCCCTTGCTTTACCCAAAGATAAATATTGTATAAGTAGGACCCTGAAAAAAAACGTGTAAGTtgaacaaaaatttgtataaaatcTGAACCTAAAAAGTATCTTTAACAGTTAATAAGTTACAAAGCAAACATGTTCGCTAGCGATTAGtcttctctatttttttttgggaaaagaaaaataaataaaataacctTTTGTTGCTTATTTCATTTGGTTATTTTGTGTTAAGCTTCTTCATACTGCTTAAATAGAGAATTAACATCTCGTTGAAATTTGATACCTTGATGTATTAACTACTCCCTTCTCCTGCTAGAAAATAATTTCCAAGTTTCTTTTCTAGTATAAGTCACTGCCGGCCTAGCAATATAGCGCCTTGGGGAGCCCCATGTTATCACGGTGCTCTTTAATTTTCACTCAATTAAATGTTGATTTTATGCTTATTCATTTACCAAAATATagttttaaacaaaagaataaaaaccaaggacaaaaatgaattttaaaaatttattatattgttaaaattttaaatctttgcTAATATATAACCTTGGCAAATTATAACCGATTTTCGAAAATCtcaatttaatgtttttaaatttaaatgttagTCACGTTCGAGTTTTCTTATCAAGCAAGACAAAAATGCcaataaatattccaaaatATTCCAATAAACCTTAATTTTATGAAGCTCTAATACGGTCTATTTCTAAagcatttaaattaaaattaaaattaatgtatttatgtgttggtaaaatgtttttcaatcTTCATTATAAACTCCAgaactaattttttttgccaatCTTTGCAAAATATCAtgatgtttaatttttttttgtcaaaaatCGTATCGAtatcatttttaaatatgcTGCAATTTAGCAATTTATGTTtcaaaattggaaaaaaaaaatatctttcTTATTCATGGTATAACTTTCTAACATTGGAAAGTggattttgaaaaaatttaccTGTAAATGTATTATACTTATAATTCTCGATGTCAAATTCAACGACATTTTCAGaacttatatttttgttttgattaaaGTAAGtaatttttccaaaatataTCTCTTTCATTTCAAAAACCGTGCGAGATCAAAACCGTGTTACGAACATGTGTACATTTCTCTATATATTATGTGTTATCGTGGACTTAACAAAATTTATGACTTAGCTGGTTCTACTACAATAAATAAGTGCGAGCTCTTGGGATGATCGCAAAATAATTGGTGGGTTTAGatttttgatttcttatcATTTCTAAGTAATATTATGACATTGAAGGccaattaaaaatgtattaaaaatagttttcctACTATTTTCTTACTACCAGCAATTTGCAATTAATGTTGAGATGATAACAATATTGTTATCGAATCACTGATTGCAgaacttttatatatatataatttgaatctcaacaaatttttaaaaatttaatcattATAAGAATACACATCAAATTGTTGTCGaatgaaattcaaaaaattgaaCATCATATACATGTCTTCAGATATTTTGTCTACTTTTGAAACGCAAGTTTTTATTGATATCAGTGGAtcacatataaacatataaacTAACTAATGTCAAGGAactaaaatgtaaatatttgaatattcaaatattttgattgatgtatacatatatgcagtAGTTAACTATTCGATTAGTTAATCTTAAATAGTTgaaaaatttgctttaaaaattGTCAGTAAGCAGAGTGTATATAAGattcaggtatgtacatatatatgtacatatatatgtaataatGAACTGTATTTTTAAAGCATTGGTTTTCAATTTttccacaatttttttttcaa is drawn from Drosophila willistoni isolate 14030-0811.24 chromosome 2R unlocalized genomic scaffold, UCI_dwil_1.1 Seg167, whole genome shotgun sequence and contains these coding sequences:
- the LOC6643826 gene encoding L-ascorbate oxidase is translated as MSDKQTKLKLAMRSNMQLNRSLTVMLIMLIPQFVSLNSGLKTVNAATAAAAGSTFCLYQEQNSTHRKELGAVWFGARDPCLVYTCAAGVETDAPQAHIVVTQVDCNEFYCDVGSELRKVPGSCCGECVRTHCQHNNTLYSVGQSWHNDADCTLLECGQLENGQIIINTYQRNCPPVDEKCPHIETRNCCPICRPVPIARAEEFQEEISEDIWTAEWYRQHPCVRECQVNGEPMTCHYTFVVEWYQTFSKACYDCPLNLTDCARQHCVMGDGLERGITVVNRMMPGPAIEVCEGDQIVVDVQNSLLGESTSIHWHGLHQKSTPYMDGTPHITQCPITPHATFRYSFPADNSGTHFWHSHTGMQRGDGMFGALVIRKPKSTEPHGGLYDFDLSEHVMVVQDWIHDAGASIFAFHHHSRGDNKPHNLLINGRGRYYNRIWAEAKQNHQRRTGAPAQRQLFPKSEVDAVQNLPRQARLAKANTTRLHPVNSTSSHSRKRRGNLNQIPLELVPHQVYTVRRGFRYRFRLINAEYLNCPIVLSMDKHNLTAINSDSYDIEAMDVGSIVTYSGERFDFVLNANQEVGNYWIRLKGLMDCSELFTSAFQVAILRYEGAPDEEPSEELSYAHKAEGIELNVMNRGPGYPDTKTAAEMRALPIYDHVSGIDDDTLQPEVDYKFFVYYDFYAKDNPDFHSHDLYGMQMNLTQPNLLYTPQLNHITLEFPSLALLPSRHLLSDSDFCNDTSLAEQGIDCRTEFCKCHHVLQVPLGAVVELIIVDEGFTYYANHPFHLHGNAFRVVGLERLGENVTIEMIKQLDQFNLLKRNLDNPPVKDTVTVPDGGYTIIRFEASNPGYWLFHCHIEFHAEIGMALVFKVGNDDQMLPVPANFPTCGDYSPDNRAEATTSPDGSFSSISTAAPDEMDDGGSAAVSLSIPLLVLLVSLYLV
- the LOC6643825 gene encoding fat body protein 2; the encoded protein is MYDWTGKNVVYAGSFTGIGWQMMMQLMQHKIKMMGIMHRMENMEMMKKLQAENPSVKVVFMQMDLMNKVSIEQTMKKMGQMMGHIDVLINGEDVLLDKDIETTMGMNLTGMMQMTMMAMPYMDKTQMGMGGMVINMSSVYGLEPAPTFAVYAAAKHGVLGFTRSMGDKLIYQKTGVMFMAMCPGLTNTEMMMNLRENVTWHHSESMVEAIESAKRQMPEEAAMQMIKAMEMMKNGSMWIVNMGQLKEVMPTMHWQM